The Neorhodopirellula lusitana DNA window ACCCCGTTCATCAGCGAATCCATCGGTGAGGTGTTCAAGTCGCTGCGGGACGCGATCATCTTGGTCGCAATCGTCGTGTTGGTCTTCTTGCAGTCCTGGCGGGCAGCCATCATCCCGTTGATCGCGGTTCCCGTTGCCATCATCGGTACCTTCGCGGTGATGGCCGGGATTGGATTCAGTCTGAACAATCTGTCCCTGTTCGGTTTGGTGCTTGCCATTGGGATTGTTGTCGACGATGCGATCGTTGTGGTCGAAGCCATTGAACACAAACTCGAAAGCGGCATGTCGCCGGTGGAAGCATCCGAGAAAGCGATGCAGGAAGTGACCACACCGATCATTGCCATTTCGCTGGTTTTGATGTGCGTCTTCATTCCTTGTTTGTTCATCTCGGGGCTGACCGGGCAATTTTTCAAGCAGTTCGCCGCGACCATTGCGGTGTCGACGTTTTTCAGCGCGTTGAATTCGCTCACCCTCAGTCCCGCACTGAGTGCCCTGTTGTTGCGTCCGAAGTCCGAACAGCACGATTGGTTTTCGCGGATTTTGAACTTCCTGTTTGGTTGGTTCTTCAACCTCTTCAACCGTTTCTTCGGAGCCGTCTCAGGGATCTACGCCAGCATCGCTGGTTGGCTAATTCGGTTCGCGTTGATCGTCCTGTTGGTCTATTGCGGTTTGTTGTGGGGAACCTACGAGGCCATGACGACCGTGCCCACCGGTTTTGTGCCCGCACAAGACAAGGGGTATTTGTTAGTCGACATTCAGTTGCCCGACTCGGCGTCGTTGGAACGATCGGAGAAAGTGGTCGCGAAACTGAGTCAAGCGTTGTTGGGTAAACGCAGTGGCGACAGCAACTATTTGGCAGGGACGGTGGAGGCCGAACGGTCCTCGGACCCTGAATCGCAACACCATGGCGAACATGACCCGGACAACGGTTTGAAGGGTGTGGATCACACGCTCGAGATTGTGGGGCAGTCGTTCATTCAGAACGCGGTTGGATCTAACTTTGCGTCGGTGTTTGTGATTTTGGAGCCGTTCCATGACCGCGAAGAAGCGGACCTTTATTCGGAGCGAATCGCGACCAGGGTGCGACAGGCGGCGAGCAAGGACATTCTGGACGCGAAGGTGTCGGTGTTTGGTCCTCCGCCCGTGGACGGTTTGGGCAGTGGCGGTGGTTTCAAGATCATCGTTCGCGACGTCGGTCAAATTGGCCTGGCTGAACTGGAAAAGACAGCCGGTCAGCTCAGCAAGGCCGGCACAGCCAAGCCAGAGATCATGGGAATGCAAAGCGGCTTTCGAGCCAACACGCCGCAGTTGTTTGTCGATGTGGATCGTGAAAAGTGCAAGACAATGAACGTTGCGCTCAATGAGGTCTTCTCGACCCTGCAAACGTTCCTGGGCGGCTACTACGTCAACGACTTCAACGCATTCGGCCGAACCTGGCAGGTCAACCTGCAAGCGGATCCGATGTTTCGTCTGTCGCCGGATCAGGTCACCCAACTGTACGTTCGTAGCAACACGAACGAAATGATTCCTCTGGGAAGTGTGGCGGTTGTTCGAGACACGACCGGTCCCGCTGCAGTGCAACGCTACAACGGATTCACCGCCGCTTCGATCAACGGCTTGGCGATGCCGGGCGTCAGTTCCGGAGAAACGATTCGTGCGGTGGAGGACGCCGTGGCCGAGACACTGCCCTTTGGATTCGATACGGAATGGACGGAGTTGACCTACTTGCAAATCGCAGCGGGAAACACTGCCCTGATTGTCTTTGCATTGGCCGTTGTGTTGGTTTTCTTGGTGCTTGCGGCCCAGTACGAGAGTTTGAAGCTTCCACTCGCGGTGGTTTTGGTGGTCCCGATGTGCTTGTTGTGCTCCGTCATCGGCGTCGCGCTCGCCGGGATGGATATCAACATCTTTGTGCAAATTGGATTCGTCGTGTTGGTCGGACTGGCTAGTAAGAACGCGATCCTGATTGTTGAATTTGCCAAAGAGCAACAAGAACAGGGGCTCAGTAAATTTGACGCCACGATTCAGGCATGTCGTCTTCGCCTGCGTCCCATCATCATGACTTCGCTGGCATTCATCCTGGGTGTGGTTCCCTTGGTGCTGGGAACTGGCGCCGGGGCCGAGATGCGATCCACGCTTGGGGTGGCTGTCTTTTCAGGCATGCTGGGCGTGACGTTTTTCGGCATCTTCTTGACACCTGTTTTCTACTACGTCCTCGCCAATCGGACGCCTCCGTCCTGATGTGTTTAGGCGAGCAGTAACTTGCTGAGCCCGTGTGTTTGCGGCTGGCGGCGTCAGTTCGCTGCCGCTAGTGCTAGTAGGAAGAGCAGTAGGAAGCTGGTTGCGGCGATGACAACCAAGACGATTTTCGCGACGGAGTACGGGGCGGTTCCAATGAGGAAATGAGTGTCTTGGCCGCTGATCACGACTCGATGCAGTTTGTGTTTGTAGCGGTAGGCGAGGATGTAAGCCGGGAGAGACAGCCGCTTCGTAATCAGGCCTTGGACGACGATCGAGACGTGGATGTTCCGGAAGCGTGTGCCGGGGATTTCGGATTGCCGAACGTGTGCGGTCGCGAGTTTTTGCAAAGTGGCGTGAACATGCCTTCGCGCTTGGGACCGTTGGACATCAAATTGTTCGAAGGTTGCGCCCTCGGCACCCATTGGTTCAGTCTGGACAGTGTTCAAGTCCAAGCTCGGTGAGATGGCATCCACTTCGCTGTCTGAGAGTCCGCGTGATGCAGACGCGAGGATATTCTGAAAGCGAACGCTGGTCTGTCCTGAGTGTGGTGCCCAGTCGGAGCGGTGCGATCCCGCGTTGGAATCGGCTGTCCAACTGATGTGGGTATTGGCCTCGACGATCCAGGCCACCCACCACAGCGGTCGCAGTTCCTGCACACGGGAGGACGACTTGAGATCGCTGGGGCGGAACCAGCCTAGCGATCCAAGCCACTGCTTGAGTGCAGCGTGGGCATTTTCGGGAGTGACCGTGAATGGAAGGTAACCGCTGGTTTGCTCCATTGGATCTTCGATCGTTTCGATCTCGACCGCTCCGTCACAGAACGAGCAACTCAGAGCCTGACGCTTAGGATCAAACGCAACAGCGGCCCCACATCCTTTGCAACGCAGGATTTTGACAACGGTCTTGCTTAGCGCATTCTCTGGCGAAGTGACGACTTGGGGTGCCGCCTGCCCGCACACTGAACAGCGGAGGTCACCATGCTCCAACGGAGTGTGGCAGCGATCGCATGGAGTGTGAGTTGAAATCAAGCGAGTACCAAGGATCGGGGGAGCTTCCGGAAAACGATTATTGACCAGTGTGATTGCTACTGGGATGCGAAGAGAACGATGATGAAGCCAATCAATAGCAGAACTGTTAAAACCGCAAACGTGACTTTCCAAGCGGAGGTTGGGACTTGTCCGCCAACGCGTCCGGTTTGTCCGTTGACGAGAATCTGGACGGGCGGCTTGTCTTCAGCGTAGCGAACGGCGAACGACCAAATCGGGAACAACACCAGGTCGATCACTTCACGCGAGAGTTGGGATTGAAATTGTAGGTTGGTGTACGAGTCGCCTGGCATGAACTGTTTGAGTTGGTTGCCCACTTTGGCGACCGTTTCGTTGTGTGCCATTTGAAAGCACTCGTTCTGGCCTCTCGACGGTTCTTCCGCAAGCCAACCTGAAACGAGTGCGGGAGTGAAGCGACGCAGTGCTCTCAGGTCGAAGGGTTCAATCGCTTCCAAGGCCTCGTTGGTCACACCTTTGGAGGCGGTGACGACGACATCGACGACGTAGCAAGAGTGTTGTCCATGCAGTTTTCGCCATTCGGTTTTGGTGACGGTTCGTGTGCGAGTGACCGTTTTACCGTTCGCATCAGTGGTCGTGTACGTTTCTGTTTCTGTATAGTTTTCGCCGATGCTGGCAGAGTAACTCGAGTCGGCGACGGCACCGTAGAGGTATGCGGGCAGATAAACGCCGTGAATCAGGTCGGGTGCGCTGCGTTTAAAATCAGAACGCGTGAAGAAATGCGCGTCGCCAATCCATTGTTTGACGAGATGGGTTGCTTTCGTGTGGTCAATTTCAAAACCGATCGTGAATTCGGGTGTCGGTCGATCTTGGGACGGTGGCCGTTGGATAACCGAAGGCGAGGCACAGTAGGGGCAGATGGTCGCCAGCATTGATCTCTGCGCGACCAGCGTCGAGCCGCAAGATTGGCACTTGATCTCGCGAAGCTCGGTGGTCGTTGGGGCGGCGACATCTGGCATACGTGATAGTTTAGCTATGGGCTGAAGGGTTCTGCATCCTGCTAGGCTAGAAACAGAGGCATTTAGGGCGCGGTTTTTTGGATAGTGTTCGTACGTTCTTCGATCGAGCGTACGCAGTGGTTCTCGTGGACTTGGGGAGTCGTTGGGGAGTCGTTGGAGCGTGCGATGCAGGCACCCGATCGCGTTCAATCACAGTCGTCTAGGTCGAGATTTCCTCAAGTTTGTAAACTGAAATCGCGGTTGCTCATCAACCTCCGGTGAGAAGTTGGCGAATGAGCTACGAAAGATCCTGAGATGGAAACGGAAAGTCGCTGGGACGCGGAGACCTCAGGGAAAACAGGATGTTGGAGTAAGACTCTTCGTGTTCTCTCGCCCTGGCGTCTTTCAGTTCAAGTCGAGTTGAGGGCAGTCAGTGTTTGTCAAAAGTGATGAGATTGCAAACCTTGCGAGAAACTATCGCATCCAGGTTTGCTTGCTTCAGGGGGTGGCAAGCAGATAGGGAGGAGTCTTTCTGTATATTGGCGGCGGGGCGTCTGCCACGGTTCCGATTTGCAATCGGAACTGAC harbors:
- a CDS encoding efflux RND transporter permease subunit, translating into MSQFFIKRPIFACVISVLIVLAGGIFVWTLPIAQYPEIAPPSVLVTAKYPGASSEVVAETVAAPIEQQVTGVENMLYMSSQSTNDGGYSLTVTFAVGTDLDMAQVLVQNRVNLATPVLPAEVKSTGVSVVKASSSSLLAVNFFSPDQSRDQLYLSNYATIRVKDELARINGVGDITIIGERDYSMRVWLDPNRMATLQLTASDVIGALQEQNIQVAAGALGRPPVPSGQDFQYTLKTLGRLSTVEEFSEIVVKTGSNGQIVKLADIVTDRRTDESGASFGGIEFGASFSDTKCKLDGVAASGLMVFQLPGSNALDTANRVRDKMEELSQNFPQGVEYSVSYDTTPFISESIGEVFKSLRDAIILVAIVVLVFLQSWRAAIIPLIAVPVAIIGTFAVMAGIGFSLNNLSLFGLVLAIGIVVDDAIVVVEAIEHKLESGMSPVEASEKAMQEVTTPIIAISLVLMCVFIPCLFISGLTGQFFKQFAATIAVSTFFSALNSLTLSPALSALLLRPKSEQHDWFSRILNFLFGWFFNLFNRFFGAVSGIYASIAGWLIRFALIVLLVYCGLLWGTYEAMTTVPTGFVPAQDKGYLLVDIQLPDSASLERSEKVVAKLSQALLGKRSGDSNYLAGTVEAERSSDPESQHHGEHDPDNGLKGVDHTLEIVGQSFIQNAVGSNFASVFVILEPFHDREEADLYSERIATRVRQAASKDILDAKVSVFGPPPVDGLGSGGGFKIIVRDVGQIGLAELEKTAGQLSKAGTAKPEIMGMQSGFRANTPQLFVDVDREKCKTMNVALNEVFSTLQTFLGGYYVNDFNAFGRTWQVNLQADPMFRLSPDQVTQLYVRSNTNEMIPLGSVAVVRDTTGPAAVQRYNGFTAASINGLAMPGVSSGETIRAVEDAVAETLPFGFDTEWTELTYLQIAAGNTALIVFALAVVLVFLVLAAQYESLKLPLAVVLVVPMCLLCSVIGVALAGMDINIFVQIGFVVLVGLASKNAILIVEFAKEQQEQGLSKFDATIQACRLRLRPIIMTSLAFILGVVPLVLGTGAGAEMRSTLGVAVFSGMLGVTFFGIFLTPVFYYVLANRTPPS